From Brienomyrus brachyistius isolate T26 chromosome 21, BBRACH_0.4, whole genome shotgun sequence, the proteins below share one genomic window:
- the LOC125716543 gene encoding G-protein coupled receptor family C group 5 member B-like translates to MKMNSGGWCVLRAGEDYRRRQAMAFPSFLHILLIFSLVGSGFAEDEASPEGCGSFLKRPLCNLHAVWGQAVTLAAGIGALASLILALVLFCRLRQIREPEARSGVAPLLLLLATVLMLCVLSFAYVIERDDTVCIARHSLWGALFVLATACQATQGARLLKCSGFRPLAGVLIGMAIMQGIAILQWILAIALHPGQPVCQYHPPHFSLACMYGLALLLALPLTLACGLFQGQPQWICRALCLLLMSIASLLIWVFYLFYQFKKVFPDQSSSWKDQLQAEVLVAQAWLLLVLHVAPQAHACLRPAPQHSGTDNVWEQAQPRLREASIEEGLPLSPQPSVESLGSPSRSSSAGSESQWPSTSFHMEMSSNAEPMPSTSTGIYHIWHTQSSGF, encoded by the exons ATGAAAATGAACTCAGGTGGTTGGTGTGTTTTGAGAGCTGGTGAAGACTACAGACGTCGACAAG CAATGGCATTTCCCTCCTTCCTGCATATCCTCCTCATCTTCTCCCTGGTGGGCAGCGGCTTTGCGGAAGATGAGGCTTCTCCTGAAGGCTGTGGCTCTTTCCTGAAGAGGCCGCTGTGTAACCTGCATGCAGTGTGGGGCCAGGCAGTGACATTGGCGGCAGGCATAGGGGCCCTAGCCTCACTGATCCTGGCCCTGGTGCTGTTCTGCCGCCTGCGTCAAATCAGAGAGCCTGAGGCTCGCAGTGGGGTGGCACCGCTGCTCCTACTCCTCGCCACCGTCCTCATGCTCTGCGTCCTCAGTTTTGCGTATGTCATCGAGCGGGACGACACTGTCTGTATTGCCCGGCACTCCCTCTGGGGGGCACTGTTTGTCCTGGCCACAGCATGCCAAGCGACCCAGGGTGCACGACTGCTGAAGTGCTCCGGTTTCAGACCCCTGGCAGGGGTGCTGATCGGCATGGCCATAATGCAGGGCATAGCCATTCTCCAATGGATCCTGGCAATTGCACTGCACCCGGGCCAGCCCGTCTGCCAGTACCATCCGCCACATTTCAGCTTGGCCTGCATGTACGGGCTGGCCCTGCTCCTAGCACTGCCATTGACCTTGGCCTGTGGCTTGTTTCAGGGGCAGCCACAGTGGATATGCCGGGCCTTGTGTCTGCTCCTCATGAGCATTGCTTCACTCCTTATTTGGgtattttacttattttatCAATTCAAAAAAGTGTTTCCTGACCAGTCCTCCAGCTGGAAGGACCAGTTACAGGCAGAGGTACTGGTGGCACAGGcctggctgctgctggtgctCCATGTCGCTCCTCAAGCCCATGCCTGCCTGCGCCCAGCCCCGCAGCACTCGGGTACAGATAATGTTTGGGAGCAGGCCCAGCCCCGCCTGAGGGAGGCCAGTATAGAGGAGGGCCTTCCCCTGTCCCCCCAGCCCAGTGTAGAGAGCCTGGGCTCTCCATCACGCAGCAGCTCAG CTGGTTCAGAAAGTCAGTGGCCCAGCACATCCTTCCATATGGAGATGAGCAGCAATGCA gagcccatgccctccacctccaccggaatatatcacatttggcaTACACAGTCATCGGGATTTTGA